Genomic window (Paenibacillus sp. PK3_47):
AGCTGATCCAGGCTGCGGATAAGTTCATCCATTGGCAATCTCAGATTGACTCGCAGCAAGCTTAGAGGCCTGCAGCCAGGTTTCGCGGAGATCGGTAAGATAGCCGATAGCCTCTTCGGCTTTCGCCGGGTTTTTGTGAATGTTGGCTTCTATTAATAAGTGGTTCGTGTATTCATAGAGAGAGTAAAGGCTCTTAGAAATTTCAATGGAGTAATCCAGTGTGCTCATTAATTCACTGATGATCGTCTGAGCTTTACCAAAATTTAAATTCGATTTCTCCAAATCTTGCTTATTCAAACCGTCAATAGCCGTCTTCGCAAAACGTATAGCCCCATCAAACAGCATAATCACGAGTTGAGCAGGTGTTGAGGTTTGAACTGATGACTGACGATATTTATCGTATGGAGATTTAAGCAATTATTTCACCCTCTATTTAAAAGTTTCTTAGCTACTTGCAGAAAACAGGTTGGTAGCTTGAGACTGGAGCCTATTCATGGCAGTTTCCATGGCTGTGAATTGTTTATAGTAACGGGTTTCAGCGTTATTCAGCATCGTTAGCATCGAACTTATTTGTGCATTGTATGCCTTCATCTTCCTTCCCATTACACTCTCTTCCTTAAAAGTACTAGTAAGATCCATAGAGAACCGGTTAGTTCCTGCCCGTTCAGAAATCTTATCAATAGCAGAACTTACTTTATCAGCAAACCTGTCCAGAATTCCTTCTTTGGGCGCATTAGCCGGTCCTTGCAATATATCCATAGCAAGCTGTGGATTAGCGCTGATTGCGTTCTTTAACTTAGTCTCGTCCTCAATGACCAGCTTGCCATTTTCTAAATAATTTCCGGTTGTAATTCCAAGCGAGCTCAGTGGACCGAGCTTCTCAGTGATAATGCCGCGCATTTCGGATAATAAGGATTTGATAATATCATCATTCTTAAAAAGACCACTTTTCGACTTCTCGGTCCAAGCCTTAATATCTTCCTCGTTCATTGCGCTCTTCTGCTCATCCGTTAGAGGCCTAAAATCGCGGTATTTTGCTTCATCGATTTTAGCATTTAAGGATACGATCAAGCTATTGTAGTCTGCAATAAAGCCTTTAATAGTCTCCACTGCTTTATCAGGGTCTGTTTGTGTTTTGATGATAACAGGCTCATCAACAGAAGATGCATCCTTTTTAGTCAATTCCTGCAGTGTCAGCTGCACTCCGTTAATAGTAAAGGTATTGCTGTTAACATTATCAATTGCTACATCATTAATGGTTACTTCCGCATTTACCCCATCTATGGTCTTTGTCATGGAGTTATTATCTGCAGGATTTGACTGTCTTCCATTAAAGAGCTTCATAAACTCAAAAGAATCTCCGCCGAGAGTAACAGGCCCCCCAGAATCACCAACAAGCTTCAAGGTACCATCTGCAGTGAAACTGGCACTTACTTTGGCACTCGCATCCCATGTCTGGTTATTAATTGCATCAACAATATTTGCAATGGAATCCGAGCCTTTAACCGTGAAATCTTTGCCATTAATTGTAAATTTAATATCTTCCACATCTGCATCAACCAGGGCACTGCCGTCTCGTTTGTTTATAAGCTCAGTTACTGTAGTTGCAGTAGTAACATCCGTTACTTTATTTGTTTCCACTACATTGCTCTTCGAGAACAAACCAAGTAAAGTATTACTGCTTGCAGGTGTTCCCAAGGTAACGGCGCCATCTTTGCCACTGGTTTTGGAAGCAATAATAAGCTTGCCTGTGATTTCATCATAGCTGGCAATAGCATTAGCTTTGGCAGAAGAGTTAATAGTAGCGACAAGTGTTGAGATTGTGGTGAGACCATTAAAGAGGGAATTCCCATCCTTGTCTTTGAACGTTTCACCGTTAATGTTAATATCAAAACCTTTTTTCAGATATTCGGTTTGTTCAGATGAAGACAAACTAGAGAGATTAACACCATCTAATGATGCTAACGATGTTGTAGCCGGCTTGCCTTGTCCTAATCCTGTAGTTTCATAAGTTGTTCTTGTTGCCAGCTTGGTAACACTAACCTTCATATCCACTCCGCTGGCCGTTGCCAAGGCTTCAGCTTTTACAGCAGTTGTATTTCCGCTAATCATTGCTTTCTGAGCATTAAGTGCAGCATTTCCTCCATACTTAGTTATTAATTTATTTGTCCGGAAATCGTAAAGTTTGCTGTTCAGCTCGCGGTATCCTTCACGTGTCCATTGCAGGATCTGTTTATCCTGATTTAGCTTGTCCAAAGGCACCCTCTTAGTAGCCATCATACTCTTAACCATACTATCAATGTCCATACCTGAAAATCCGTTGATCCGTGTTACCAACAAGAGCACCTCCTATGTAATCAGATTTTCTCGTCTACGAGTATTCCGGCTATTTCCATCATCTTAGCCACAAGATCCAATGTCTTCTCCCGTGGAACTTCCCTTATCAACTCACCAGTATCTTTATTAAGAACCTTTACCATAATGTCATGTGTCTTTTCATGGATGCTGATTTCCAGCGTAGTCTGGGGTCCTTGCAATGATTTAACGGCTTGCTCAATCGTGCGGATCAGCTGTTCCTCACCAACCGATACCTGGCCAGTCTGCTTCTCTTTCAGACTCTTATCATCCTTGATTGCTGATTCCTGACCTACAGGCATCGCCGTTCCACTTCTCGGTGCTGTTGTTACTTCCGCTCTGCCCAGTCCGTTTGTTGTCGAACTTGCAGTAAGTGAAAACTGTACATTCATTAACCCCGACCTCCACCAACACTCGTTTTATACTCTATATATCGGTTAGATTCAGGGATAATTTAGGATTTTGGTTGAAGTCAAGAGAAAAAAGCCCAAGTTAAGAAAAATAACCAGGGCTTTAAAAAACATTATAAAATCTTGAGGGCGTTTCTACAGAATAACTGACTCCAACAACACCCAACAGCCAATCTAAGTATTAATCCTATTGGTAGAATTCGTATAATTACTTCCGCTCAAGCTTTATCAATCATAAAAAACACCTTTATAATCCCCATTGGCCTTGTCATAATCTGCCGCTTGTCCAATATCAAGCCAATATTCTCTTAACGGAAAAGCAGATACCTCTTTATTCATCATAATTAAATTCTTAAACAGATCAGGCATATCATAGAATTCATCTTCAGGAACATATTGCAATATTTCAGGATTAAGCACATAAATGCCTGCATTGACAAAACTCTTATGTTTTGGCTTCTCTACAATAGAGAGCAAGCGGTGTTGGTCCGTTTCTATCACACCATAAGGAATCTGATATTCATATTCTCTTACACACATAGTAGCCATCGAGGCTGATTCCTGATGAAAATCCAACAACTGCTCATAATTAATTTTGGTTAGGAGATCCGAATTCATTACAAAAAAAGGTAGTTTAGGCTGCTGTGTCAATAAGGAGAGAGCGCCAGCCGTCCCTAATCGCTTGCCTTCTTCAATATACTGGATACGAACGCCAAAATGCGTACCATCCTGAAAATAATTTTCAATAACTTCTTTTTTATAATTAACTGACAGCAAAAAGTTTGTAAATCCGAAACTCTTAAAGCTCTCAATAATTGTCTCTAAAATAGGTTTGCCGCCAACCTTCAACATTGGTTTTGGGATATCGTCAGTAAGAGGACGCAACCGTGTCCCCATTCCTCCAGCCATCAAAATAACAGTGTTCTC
Coding sequences:
- the fliS gene encoding flagellar export chaperone FliS, with the translated sequence MLKSPYDKYRQSSVQTSTPAQLVIMLFDGAIRFAKTAIDGLNKQDLEKSNLNFGKAQTIISELMSTLDYSIEISKSLYSLYEYTNHLLIEANIHKNPAKAEEAIGYLTDLRETWLQASKLAASQSEIANG
- the fliD gene encoding flagellar filament capping protein FliD, which gives rise to MVTRINGFSGMDIDSMVKSMMATKRVPLDKLNQDKQILQWTREGYRELNSKLYDFRTNKLITKYGGNAALNAQKAMISGNTTAVKAEALATASGVDMKVSVTKLATRTTYETTGLGQGKPATTSLASLDGVNLSSLSSSEQTEYLKKGFDININGETFKDKDGNSLFNGLTTISTLVATINSSAKANAIASYDEITGKLIIASKTSGKDGAVTLGTPASSNTLLGLFSKSNVVETNKVTDVTTATTVTELINKRDGSALVDADVEDIKFTINGKDFTVKGSDSIANIVDAINNQTWDASAKVSASFTADGTLKLVGDSGGPVTLGGDSFEFMKLFNGRQSNPADNNSMTKTIDGVNAEVTINDVAIDNVNSNTFTINGVQLTLQELTKKDASSVDEPVIIKTQTDPDKAVETIKGFIADYNSLIVSLNAKIDEAKYRDFRPLTDEQKSAMNEEDIKAWTEKSKSGLFKNDDIIKSLLSEMRGIITEKLGPLSSLGITTGNYLENGKLVIEDETKLKNAISANPQLAMDILQGPANAPKEGILDRFADKVSSAIDKISERAGTNRFSMDLTSTFKEESVMGRKMKAYNAQISSMLTMLNNAETRYYKQFTAMETAMNRLQSQATNLFSASS
- a CDS encoding flagellar protein FlaG, with protein sequence MNVQFSLTASSTTNGLGRAEVTTAPRSGTAMPVGQESAIKDDKSLKEKQTGQVSVGEEQLIRTIEQAVKSLQGPQTTLEISIHEKTHDIMVKVLNKDTGELIREVPREKTLDLVAKMMEIAGILVDEKI
- a CDS encoding nucleotidyltransferase family protein, whose amino-acid sequence is MEKWREILIAPETTILNVMEIIDKSSLQFAVVIDKENRLLGTVTDGDIRRGILRGHPLDTAIEQVMNNNPVYERYGKRASYYKELIKEKKLKQLPIVNGRKQIENILFAEDILKFLQKENTVILMAGGMGTRLRPLTDDIPKPMLKVGGKPILETIIESFKSFGFTNFLLSVNYKKEVIENYFQDGTHFGVRIQYIEEGKRLGTAGALSLLTQQPKLPFFVMNSDLLTKINYEQLLDFHQESASMATMCVREYEYQIPYGVIETDQHRLLSIVEKPKHKSFVNAGIYVLNPEILQYVPEDEFYDMPDLFKNLIMMNKEVSAFPLREYWLDIGQAADYDKANGDYKGVFYD